In Strix aluco isolate bStrAlu1 chromosome 22, bStrAlu1.hap1, whole genome shotgun sequence, a genomic segment contains:
- the C1QTNF12 gene encoding adipolin isoform X1, whose amino-acid sequence MKGCTWVFVATLLCQQFCLFRVTAAKRERKMKKEPNQYTEPFNATLSNSEELHGHPKILESPDPRITDPRRTWISFVHRPDDGNTSKRRCKGKDKKLRGLVGPPGPPGPQGPPGAPGAEVTREVLLQEFKEILKEAIERRASLAISAHPSQLPPLLLSLEEVSPHRRVEEAFHCKLKGQVIVDKKTLVELQNFQSPLAKGAFLRGTGLNLATGRFTAPVSGIYQFSANVHVDHSELKTKVQLRARDNVRVLICIESLCHRYTSLEVIAGLESNSKIFTIYVHGLLQLQAGQYTSIFVDNSAGAPITIQNGSDFMGMLMGKESSAFPKPPDENEMEISLGVGGVSSLKRFWVTTPSLCCCLCIARGVLQLEVRKS is encoded by the exons ATGAAGGGGTGCACCTGGGTATTTGTGGCAACTTTACTTTGTCAGCAGTTTTGCCTCTTCAGAGTTACGgcagcaaagagagagagaaagatgaagaaagaacCTAATCAGTATACAGAGCCTTTCAATGCTACCCTCTCAAACAGTGAAGAACTGCACGGGCATCCCAAG ATCCTAGAATCTCCAGATCCTCGAATCACAGATCCACGGCGGACCTGGATCTCCTTTGTTCACCGCCCAGACGATGGCAATACCTCTAAAAGGAGATGCAAAGGGAAAGACAAGAAATTA CGTGGCCTTGTTGGGCCCCCAGGACCTCCTGGTCCCCAGGGACCTCCAGGAGCACCTGGTGCTGAAGTCACCCGGGAagtccttctgcaggagtttaaGGAGATATTAAAAG aAGCAATTGAGCGTCGAGCATCCCTGGCTATTTCAGCCCATCCTAGCCAGCTGCCTCCACTCCTGCTCTCCTTGGAGGAAGTTTCGCCCCACAGACGTGTGGAGGAGGCGTTCCATTGCAAGCTAAAAGGACAAGTCATTGTAGATAAGAAGACCCTGGTAGAACTTCAGAACTTCCAGTCG CCTCTGGCCAAAGGAGCTTTTCTCCGGGGGACAGGATTAAATCTGGCAACAGGACGTTTCACAGCACCTGTGTCTGGCATCTACCAGTTTTCAGCCAATGTCCATGTTG ACCACAGTGAGTTGAAGACTAAAGTCCAGCTGCGAGCCAGAGATAACGTCCGAGTGTTGATCTGCATTGAATCGCTGTGCCACCGATACAC GTCTTTGGAAGTCATCGCTGGTCTGGAAAGTAACAGCAAAATCTTCACTATCTATGTACATGGCCTACTGCAGCTGCAG GCTGGCCAGTACACCTCCATATTCGTGGACAACAGTGCTGGAGCTCCCATCACCATTCAGAATGGATCAGATTTCATGGGCATGTTAATGG GGAAAGAGTCATCTGCCTTCCCGAAACCTcctgatgaaaatgaaatggaaatttccCTGGGAGTGGGGGGAGTGTCTTCTCTGAAACGTTTCTGGGTGACCACCCCCTCATTATGCTGCTGCCTTTGCATTGCCAGAGGTGTTCTGCAGTTGGAGGTGAGGAAAAGCTGA
- the C1QTNF12 gene encoding adipolin isoform X2 codes for MKGCTWVFVATLLCQQFCLFRVTAAKRERKMKKEPNQYTEPFNATLSNSEELHGHPKILESPDPRITDPRRTWISFVHRPDDGNTSKRRCKGKDKKLRGLVGPPGPPGPQGPPGAPGAEVTREVLLQEFKEILKEAIERRASLAISAHPSQLPPLLLSLEEVSPHRRVEEAFHCKLKGQVIVDKKTLVELQNFQSPLAKGAFLRGTGLNLATGRFTAPVSGIYQFSANVHVDHSELKTKVQLRARDNVRVLICIESLCHRYTSLEVIAGLESNSKIFTIYVHGLLQLQAGQYTSIFVDNSAGAPITIQNGSDFMGMLMGKESSAFPKPPDENEMEISLGVGGVSSLKRFWVTTPSLCCCLCIARGVLQLEC; via the exons ATGAAGGGGTGCACCTGGGTATTTGTGGCAACTTTACTTTGTCAGCAGTTTTGCCTCTTCAGAGTTACGgcagcaaagagagagagaaagatgaagaaagaacCTAATCAGTATACAGAGCCTTTCAATGCTACCCTCTCAAACAGTGAAGAACTGCACGGGCATCCCAAG ATCCTAGAATCTCCAGATCCTCGAATCACAGATCCACGGCGGACCTGGATCTCCTTTGTTCACCGCCCAGACGATGGCAATACCTCTAAAAGGAGATGCAAAGGGAAAGACAAGAAATTA CGTGGCCTTGTTGGGCCCCCAGGACCTCCTGGTCCCCAGGGACCTCCAGGAGCACCTGGTGCTGAAGTCACCCGGGAagtccttctgcaggagtttaaGGAGATATTAAAAG aAGCAATTGAGCGTCGAGCATCCCTGGCTATTTCAGCCCATCCTAGCCAGCTGCCTCCACTCCTGCTCTCCTTGGAGGAAGTTTCGCCCCACAGACGTGTGGAGGAGGCGTTCCATTGCAAGCTAAAAGGACAAGTCATTGTAGATAAGAAGACCCTGGTAGAACTTCAGAACTTCCAGTCG CCTCTGGCCAAAGGAGCTTTTCTCCGGGGGACAGGATTAAATCTGGCAACAGGACGTTTCACAGCACCTGTGTCTGGCATCTACCAGTTTTCAGCCAATGTCCATGTTG ACCACAGTGAGTTGAAGACTAAAGTCCAGCTGCGAGCCAGAGATAACGTCCGAGTGTTGATCTGCATTGAATCGCTGTGCCACCGATACAC GTCTTTGGAAGTCATCGCTGGTCTGGAAAGTAACAGCAAAATCTTCACTATCTATGTACATGGCCTACTGCAGCTGCAG GCTGGCCAGTACACCTCCATATTCGTGGACAACAGTGCTGGAGCTCCCATCACCATTCAGAATGGATCAGATTTCATGGGCATGTTAATGG GGAAAGAGTCATCTGCCTTCCCGAAACCTcctgatgaaaatgaaatggaaatttccCTGGGAGTGGGGGGAGTGTCTTCTCTGAAACGTTTCTGGGTGACCACCCCCTCATTATGCTGCTGCCTTTGCATTGCCAGAGGTGTTCTGCAGTTGGAG
- the C1QTNF12 gene encoding adipolin isoform X4, whose translation MKGCTWVFVATLLCQQFCLFRVTAAKRERKMKKEPNQYTEPFNATLSNSEELHGHPKILESPDPRITDPRRTWISFVHRPDDGNTSKRRCKGKDKKLRGLVGPPGPPGPQGPPGAPGAEVTREVLLQEFKEILKEAIERRASLAISAHPSQLPPLLLSLEEVSPHRRVEEAFHCKLKGQVIVDKKTLVELQNFQSPLAKGAFLRGTGLNLATGRFTAPVSGIYQFSANVHVDHSELKTKVQLRARDNVRVLICIESLCHRYTSLEVIAGLESNSKIFTIYVHGLLQLQAGQYTSIFVDNSAGAPITIQNGSDFMGMLMG comes from the exons ATGAAGGGGTGCACCTGGGTATTTGTGGCAACTTTACTTTGTCAGCAGTTTTGCCTCTTCAGAGTTACGgcagcaaagagagagagaaagatgaagaaagaacCTAATCAGTATACAGAGCCTTTCAATGCTACCCTCTCAAACAGTGAAGAACTGCACGGGCATCCCAAG ATCCTAGAATCTCCAGATCCTCGAATCACAGATCCACGGCGGACCTGGATCTCCTTTGTTCACCGCCCAGACGATGGCAATACCTCTAAAAGGAGATGCAAAGGGAAAGACAAGAAATTA CGTGGCCTTGTTGGGCCCCCAGGACCTCCTGGTCCCCAGGGACCTCCAGGAGCACCTGGTGCTGAAGTCACCCGGGAagtccttctgcaggagtttaaGGAGATATTAAAAG aAGCAATTGAGCGTCGAGCATCCCTGGCTATTTCAGCCCATCCTAGCCAGCTGCCTCCACTCCTGCTCTCCTTGGAGGAAGTTTCGCCCCACAGACGTGTGGAGGAGGCGTTCCATTGCAAGCTAAAAGGACAAGTCATTGTAGATAAGAAGACCCTGGTAGAACTTCAGAACTTCCAGTCG CCTCTGGCCAAAGGAGCTTTTCTCCGGGGGACAGGATTAAATCTGGCAACAGGACGTTTCACAGCACCTGTGTCTGGCATCTACCAGTTTTCAGCCAATGTCCATGTTG ACCACAGTGAGTTGAAGACTAAAGTCCAGCTGCGAGCCAGAGATAACGTCCGAGTGTTGATCTGCATTGAATCGCTGTGCCACCGATACAC GTCTTTGGAAGTCATCGCTGGTCTGGAAAGTAACAGCAAAATCTTCACTATCTATGTACATGGCCTACTGCAGCTGCAG GCTGGCCAGTACACCTCCATATTCGTGGACAACAGTGCTGGAGCTCCCATCACCATTCAGAATGGATCAGATTTCATGGGCATGTTAATGG
- the C1QTNF12 gene encoding adipolin isoform X3, whose product MKGCTWVFVATLLCQQFCLFRVTAAKRERKMKKEPNQYTEPFNATLSNSEELHGHPKILESPDPRITDPRRTWISFVHRPDDGNTSKRRCKGKDKKLRGLVGPPGPPGPQGPPGAPGAEVTREVLLQEFKEILKEAIERRASLAISAHPSQLPPLLLSLEEVSPHRRVEEAFHCKLKGQVIVDKKTLVELQNFQSPLAKGAFLRGTGLNLATGRFTAPVSGIYQFSANVHVDHSELKTKVQLRARDNVRVLICIESLCHRYTSLEVIAGLESNSKIFTIYVHGLLQLQAGQYTSIFVDNSAGAPITIQNGSDFMGMLMGYEISYISSKLWLS is encoded by the exons ATGAAGGGGTGCACCTGGGTATTTGTGGCAACTTTACTTTGTCAGCAGTTTTGCCTCTTCAGAGTTACGgcagcaaagagagagagaaagatgaagaaagaacCTAATCAGTATACAGAGCCTTTCAATGCTACCCTCTCAAACAGTGAAGAACTGCACGGGCATCCCAAG ATCCTAGAATCTCCAGATCCTCGAATCACAGATCCACGGCGGACCTGGATCTCCTTTGTTCACCGCCCAGACGATGGCAATACCTCTAAAAGGAGATGCAAAGGGAAAGACAAGAAATTA CGTGGCCTTGTTGGGCCCCCAGGACCTCCTGGTCCCCAGGGACCTCCAGGAGCACCTGGTGCTGAAGTCACCCGGGAagtccttctgcaggagtttaaGGAGATATTAAAAG aAGCAATTGAGCGTCGAGCATCCCTGGCTATTTCAGCCCATCCTAGCCAGCTGCCTCCACTCCTGCTCTCCTTGGAGGAAGTTTCGCCCCACAGACGTGTGGAGGAGGCGTTCCATTGCAAGCTAAAAGGACAAGTCATTGTAGATAAGAAGACCCTGGTAGAACTTCAGAACTTCCAGTCG CCTCTGGCCAAAGGAGCTTTTCTCCGGGGGACAGGATTAAATCTGGCAACAGGACGTTTCACAGCACCTGTGTCTGGCATCTACCAGTTTTCAGCCAATGTCCATGTTG ACCACAGTGAGTTGAAGACTAAAGTCCAGCTGCGAGCCAGAGATAACGTCCGAGTGTTGATCTGCATTGAATCGCTGTGCCACCGATACAC GTCTTTGGAAGTCATCGCTGGTCTGGAAAGTAACAGCAAAATCTTCACTATCTATGTACATGGCCTACTGCAGCTGCAG GCTGGCCAGTACACCTCCATATTCGTGGACAACAGTGCTGGAGCTCCCATCACCATTCAGAATGGATCAGATTTCATGGGCATGTTAATGG